The sequence below is a genomic window from Bremerella alba.
GATGACGCCGGGGTTATACTCACGCGATCGGATCGACATCGCGATATGAGGGATCGCGTTAACGACGGCCAGGTAACCTGCGGCAAGTCCTGCCCAAGGCGCAATTGCCCAGGCAAGATAAAGAGCAACGATATCCACGCACCAAACGCCCAAAGAGTTGATCCAGAAGGTCGCTGACGGTGTCAAAGCCTCTTTACCGCCACCAATGGTTCGGTTGATGTAGAGCCGGAAGCGGTCCTGGCGGTGCTCTTCCCATTGATGAATCATGTAGATTGGCAACTGAACAAACAACAGCGTTAAGCCTAGTCCCGCTACTTGAAACACTAGCGGTGTTAAAACGAGAAGGAATACAGCAGTGAACAACGCAGCGGCGGGCCACTGCCAATCACGAACAAGCCAATTCCACATAGCCAGTTGTCCCCATGAAAAATGCGGTGCATTCCAAGAATGCATCGGGTGGTCGAAAAACCCGGGACCATCGCGTAATTCAAGTGCTATGAATCCCATTCGATATGCCACCATACCTCATAGACAAGAAAAGAAACGCCTAAAAGCGTGTGGAAGCGATTAGACGGCGCAATCGATACGATCGGATCTATTGTTCCTGCCATGGTCGCTCCAACACAGGTACTGCTGAGGCAAGCAGGCTACAAAAAAAGCCCCGCGTGGTCTTTAATTGGCCGCGCGGGACTTAAATTGTTGTGCCGAAACTAGACACTTAATTAGAAGCCGCGGAACGGGTGGGCTGCCTGTTCTTTGCCGGCGATGACTTCGTCGATGGTCGGCTTGCCAGCCATGGCGCTTTTGATCGACTCTAAGGTCGCTTCGTAGTTGTATTCGTAGATCTTCTTGTCATCCTGGGCTTCCCAGTGAATGAAGACACCACAAACGATCACGAGGTCTTCGCACTGATCCTTCGGGATAACGCCTTGCTCGACAGCGTCAGCGACGGCCTTGGCGACAGCGGCTTGGGCTGGGCCGAACATTTGGACGGCTTGCTTCGAGTTCTTGATGGTGACCTTGGTGATGGTCACGGTAGCCGGCTTAACGGCCAGATTTGGGGTTAGAACGGCCAGCAGGTTGGAGTGACCGGCGGTTTGATTGACCAGGGCCGAAGCGAACGCATGGCCAACAGGGCCATCTTTGGAACCGATCATCAAATCGATATGCGCGACTTCGTTGCCATCGCCAGCGAGGGCTTCTCCGATATACATCGACATCCGGGATTCTCCGTGCGTGAACTAAGAAGATACGGGGTGATGCCCACGTTGACTTTCATTCACAGATGTCAGTGCGCAGGCTTTCTGGTTTTGTCCAATTTAACGAGGCCGAAGGCCCATCGAAAGCCCGGGCAAGCCGAGGTACGAAAAGACTTTGAGCCAGCTGACAGCAAAGACGATAGCAGACTATGCCCGAATTGCAAGTAGTGGGGCCACGCCGGCTTCTGGTATCAGTGCGATGAGATCTTTCATCGGCTGCTGGTTGAAGGTTGGCGTTCTCGGTTACGAGCGAGTCTGCACTATATGCTTGACCTCACTGGCCACTAAATAAGAAGGCTCGGTTCGAGGCCGAACTTCATGACGTCTTCGAAAGGAGAAGAGGCCGTCGCGCGGGCAGCGGTGCACGACGGCCTCTGGCGGGAAGAGTCATTTCCCTGCGATGGTCTTATTGAACCAGTCGCAGTGGGCGATATCCGGCGATCTGCTGGAAGACTTCAGTCAGTTCTTCCGCATACTCATCGCCAGTTTTACCACCGGGAATATTGAAGTGAGAGCCGTTGGTGATGTCGGCCACTTGTTGCATGAGGTTTGTATCCGCACCGGCTCCCATGCTGATAGTAACGATCACGTAGCCTCGTTCGGCAGCCAGATGAGCTTCGTTGAGAACCGCATTGCGAGCCCCCGAGTTATTCACACCGCCGTTGTGCCAGTTGGCAACACCATCAGTCATCAGGATGATCATCTTGAAAGCCCCGGCACGAGCCCTGGTGTTCAGCTCTTCACGAGCTACTGTCATGCCACCGGCGATATTGGTGTAGTTGTGGTAGTAACCGGCCTGACGTTGATTGGCCTGAGCGACGATGTAGCCGAAGTCATCGGAGAGAATCGATTCAAGAATCCCGTTACCGCCGGGACCGTTGTACATCGATAGTCCCATTTTGTCGTCGGAGTCGGCCTGTTCGATAAAGTTGACGAACATAGCCACCGACGATTTCAAAGCCGTGATCGGTTGAGCACTCGCTTTCCACATATCGGGGGACTGATTGTGAAGCGATCGTTGTTCCAGCCAGTAAACAATTAAGTTCTGGTAACCGAATTTGTAGCGGAACCCGGCGTTCTTGTTCTGACCGCCACTGGAGGTGCAGTAGTTGATATAACCGTCCCAGTTGCCACTGTAGGGATAGTTAACCGTGTCGAGTCCGAGGGCATCGATAAATGTGTCACGGTCGGTGAAGTTAAAGTAATGGACTTGATCTGACCCGTCTGCATTTTTACCACTATATGCCCAGACTTCGCGAACCTGACCACCTGGCGTATACGTGCCTGTAGTTCCGCTGGGATAGTACGTCACAATGTTGTTATTGGAGCGACGAACACGAATCCGGTCGTAAGACTTAGTCGAATTGACGACGACGGTATCGTACTGATATTCCACAGTAACTTGAGCTTGGTCATCCGTTTGAGGTGCAGGTCCCCTGGCGACAGCCCACTTGGGTTCAAACTCGAGGTTTCCGTAGATTGGCGAACCTAGTTCCTCGTACATTTGAAACTGATTTGCGGTGACATGGTCGACACCCAGAGAGTTGAATGCACTGAATTCGCTGTCATCATTCATAGAGCCAGACAAATCGAGCACAACCATGATGTCGCGTGGCTGATAGGCGGCAGCACTTTGGGCTCGGATGCTGAACGTTTCACGACCGAGCAAGTGGCCGAAGAAGAAGGGCATGTTGTCGTATTGCATGCTAACCTTGACGGTCGAAGCAGGTCGCCCCGAGGGGACGACTTCTTTGGTGGTGTCGTCCCATTCACCGTAATCGATCGTCAGCCCTTGAGAGTAGTTATCCATGAAGTGGGTGACACTATCACCAACGTCCTGGTTATCGTATTCTTTCCACTGAGTGCCAACTGGATTGCGGACAAGGTATTCATGAACGGCGTCGGTTGCGACGTCTTCGCCATCGATGAGCGAGCCAGCTCCGGCCAGGGTGGCCGCATCGACGCTACGTTGCAGTTGAGATTGCATGGTGTACATGTAGCCGACATCGATGCTAAACGCGAGCATGGCCAGCATGACAATCATGAGTACTGCGGACAGTACAACGATGATTCCGCGTTTTCGGTGTGAACCTACGTAAGACATGTCCTCGTCCGGGGAAGCAGATCGGCGAAGCATAAACTCTCTCCTGGGAATTGAAAGAAGTTTGTTTGGTCGCGGCGAGCCGATGGGAATTCGTGCTGGCGTGCTCGGGGCAACCCAACTATTCAAAAGGGTTTGAAACGAGATTTAGGGAGTTCGCTTCCATCTGATCGGTGATGCTTTTTAGCATCACAGGATGTGATCAGCTTTCTGCGGCAAACCTCTCTGAAGGAGAGAGATGACGAGTGTCCTTGCTAATTGAAAACGTAGGTTACTTCTCATCCAGAGGCTGGGGAAATTTTTTAAATTGCGCGGAATGTGGACACTTGCGTAGATAGAGCATGCTAAAGCGAATCGGATTGATCGGGGCTAGTTGCCGGGCGATGGCTGCATCTTTGGTGCGTGGCGGGTTTACTGTCTCGGCAGCCGACATGTTTGCCGACTATGACCTGGGGCAAATCGGCGAAGTCAAATCATTGCGTAGCTATCCCTGGTCAGCTCGACGATGGCTTCGTAAGACCAATGTCGATGCCTGGTGCTATACCGGAGGCTTGGAGAACTACCCCCGGTTTATCGAACACTTGGCCTCTGAGAAGCGATTG
It includes:
- a CDS encoding HXXEE domain-containing protein gives rise to the protein MWNWLVRDWQWPAAALFTAVFLLVLTPLVFQVAGLGLTLLFVQLPIYMIHQWEEHRQDRFRLYINRTIGGGKEALTPSATFWINSLGVWCVDIVALYLAWAIAPWAGLAAGYLAVVNAIPHIAMSIRSREYNPGVITAALLFLPIGGWCIAEIGVQASWEANAVALLVATGVHVAIVIHVARRLARLQRSAALTPNLDSIHG
- the fae gene encoding formaldehyde-activating enzyme produces the protein MSMYIGEALAGDGNEVAHIDLMIGSKDGPVGHAFASALVNQTAGHSNLLAVLTPNLAVKPATVTITKVTIKNSKQAVQMFGPAQAAVAKAVADAVEQGVIPKDQCEDLVIVCGVFIHWEAQDDKKIYEYNYEATLESIKSAMAGKPTIDEVIAGKEQAAHPFRGF
- a CDS encoding vWA domain-containing protein, encoding MLRRSASPDEDMSYVGSHRKRGIIVVLSAVLMIVMLAMLAFSIDVGYMYTMQSQLQRSVDAATLAGAGSLIDGEDVATDAVHEYLVRNPVGTQWKEYDNQDVGDSVTHFMDNYSQGLTIDYGEWDDTTKEVVPSGRPASTVKVSMQYDNMPFFFGHLLGRETFSIRAQSAAAYQPRDIMVVLDLSGSMNDDSEFSAFNSLGVDHVTANQFQMYEELGSPIYGNLEFEPKWAVARGPAPQTDDQAQVTVEYQYDTVVVNSTKSYDRIRVRRSNNNIVTYYPSGTTGTYTPGGQVREVWAYSGKNADGSDQVHYFNFTDRDTFIDALGLDTVNYPYSGNWDGYINYCTSSGGQNKNAGFRYKFGYQNLIVYWLEQRSLHNQSPDMWKASAQPITALKSSVAMFVNFIEQADSDDKMGLSMYNGPGGNGILESILSDDFGYIVAQANQRQAGYYHNYTNIAGGMTVAREELNTRARAGAFKMIILMTDGVANWHNGGVNNSGARNAVLNEAHLAAERGYVIVTISMGAGADTNLMQQVADITNGSHFNIPGGKTGDEYAEELTEVFQQIAGYRPLRLVQ